The following proteins are encoded in a genomic region of Triticum dicoccoides isolate Atlit2015 ecotype Zavitan chromosome 1B, WEW_v2.0, whole genome shotgun sequence:
- the LOC119322652 gene encoding uncharacterized protein LOC119322652 has protein sequence MDSGGSSLSPSSPPHAAPLPAGHGAGRQQRLHPCRCQSWRRRRVHRQASFLVVEPLMQKIHGEICWVDADILAAVRLQGSAYKKRQAEEEGWKKESYDCLFLLLLRQKDQVRAGEHQESS, from the exons ATGGACTCTGGCGGCTCCTCTCTGTCTCCTTCCTCGCCCCCACACGCGGCTCCACTTCCCGCTGGCCATGGGGCTGGCCGGCAGCAGCGCCTCCATCCCTGCCGCTGCCAGTCCTGGCGCCGCCGACGGGTCCATAGGCAG GCGTCGTTCTTGGTGGTTGAGCCGCTGATGCAGAAGATTCATGGAGAGATTTGTTGGGTGGACGCCGACATCCTTGCCGCCGTCCGGTTGCAG GGTAGTGCTTACAAAAAGAGGCAAGCTGAAGAGGAAGGTTGGAAGAAGGAGAGTTATGATTGCCTCTTCCTCCTGTTGCTAAG GCAAAAGGACCAAGTGCGGGCGGGTGAGCATCAGGAGTCCAGTTGA